From one Neovison vison isolate M4711 chromosome 1, ASM_NN_V1, whole genome shotgun sequence genomic stretch:
- the TRIM52 gene encoding E3 ubiquitin-protein ligase TRIM52 isoform X1, protein MAGYATTPNPVQTLQEEAVCAICLDYFKDPVSIGCGHNFCRGCVTQLWGKDDEEDREVEVDEWEEDEDDDVEGAIGGWDTSIREVLYQGNADEELFQDQDDDELWVGDGGVRDNMDYVWDQEEEEEEDQDYYLGGLRHDLRIDVYPEEEILEEYDENDQELHPDTHLHPPAPPRQFICPQCRKSFTRRNFRPNLQLANMVQIIRQMCPTPYRGSWGNDQGICSKHQEALKLFCEVDKEAICVVCRESRSHKQHSVVPLEEVVQEYKVQLLTAVSQVRLFKLAPRYSCGRTWDLIFIQTCYTSEILISSCTMTLALSLLVQSNTLQLYLPFSFMETTVPLTPYFFPSQFNRHLPALIITH, encoded by the exons ATGGCTGGCTATGCCACTACTCCTAACCCCGTGCAGACCCTTCAGGAGGAAGCGGTGTGTGCCATCTGCCTGGATTACTTCAAGGACCCTGTATCCATAGGCTGCGGGCACAACTTCTGCCGCGGCTGTGTGACCCAGCTGTGGGGCAAAGATGACGAGGAAGACAGGGAAGTGGAGGTAGATGAATGGGAGGAGGACGAGGACGACGACGTGGAGGGGGCCATCGGTGGATGGGACACCTCCATTCGAGAGGTTTTGTACCAGGGCAATGCCGATGAGGAGTTGTTCCAAGACCAAGATGATGATGAACTCTGGGTTGGTGACGGTGGCGTCAGGGACAACATGGACTATGTGTGGgaccaggaggaagaggaggaggaagaccagGACTATTACCTGGGAGGCTTGAGACATGACCTGAGAATTGATGTCTACCCAGAAGAGGAGATACTGGAAGAATACGACGAGAACGACCAAGAGCTGCATCCTGACACCCACCTGCATCCTCCGGCCCCTCCACGTCAGTTCATCTGCCCCCAGTGCCGAAAGAGCTTTACCCGTCGCAACTTTCGTCCCAACCTGCAGCTAGCCAACATGGTCCAGATAATTCGACAGATGTGCCCCACTCCTTATCGAGGAAGCTGGGGGAATGATCAGGGTATCTGCTCCAAACACCAGGAAGCCCTGAAGCTCTTTTGCGAGGTGGACAAAGAGGCCATCTGTGTGGTGTGCCGAGAATCCAGGAGCCACAAACAGCACAGCGTGGTGCCGTTGGAGGAGGTGGTGCAGGAGTATAAG GTTCAGCTGTTGACTGCTGTATCACAAGTCAGACTGTTTAAACTTGCTCCTCGCTACTCCTGTGGCCGTACCTGGGACCTCATCTTTATACAGACTTGCTACACATCTGAAATCCTCATCTCCAGTTGCACTATGACCTTAGCTCTTAGCCTTCTAGTGCAGTCAAACACACTCCAGTTATACCTGCCCTTCAGTTTTATGGAGACCACAGTTCCACTGactccttatttttttccttcccaatttAATAGACACTTGCCAGCCTTAATTATTACCCACTGA
- the TRIM52 gene encoding E3 ubiquitin-protein ligase TRIM52 isoform X2 produces MAGYATTPNPVQTLQEEAVCAICLDYFKDPVSIGCGHNFCRGCVTQLWGKDDEEDREVEVDEWEEDEDDDVEGAIGGWDTSIREVLYQGNADEELFQDQDDDELWVGDGGVRDNMDYVWDQEEEEEEDQDYYLGGLRHDLRIDVYPEEEILEEYDENDQELHPDTHLHPPAPPRQFICPQCRKSFTRRNFRPNLQLANMVQIIRQMCPTPYRGSWGNDQGICSKHQEALKLFCEVDKEAICVVCRESRSHKQHSVVPLEEVVQEYKLPPIKSLIVLQEGPDASIISTPFSVFSFEVAKDGSQKFF; encoded by the exons ATGGCTGGCTATGCCACTACTCCTAACCCCGTGCAGACCCTTCAGGAGGAAGCGGTGTGTGCCATCTGCCTGGATTACTTCAAGGACCCTGTATCCATAGGCTGCGGGCACAACTTCTGCCGCGGCTGTGTGACCCAGCTGTGGGGCAAAGATGACGAGGAAGACAGGGAAGTGGAGGTAGATGAATGGGAGGAGGACGAGGACGACGACGTGGAGGGGGCCATCGGTGGATGGGACACCTCCATTCGAGAGGTTTTGTACCAGGGCAATGCCGATGAGGAGTTGTTCCAAGACCAAGATGATGATGAACTCTGGGTTGGTGACGGTGGCGTCAGGGACAACATGGACTATGTGTGGgaccaggaggaagaggaggaggaagaccagGACTATTACCTGGGAGGCTTGAGACATGACCTGAGAATTGATGTCTACCCAGAAGAGGAGATACTGGAAGAATACGACGAGAACGACCAAGAGCTGCATCCTGACACCCACCTGCATCCTCCGGCCCCTCCACGTCAGTTCATCTGCCCCCAGTGCCGAAAGAGCTTTACCCGTCGCAACTTTCGTCCCAACCTGCAGCTAGCCAACATGGTCCAGATAATTCGACAGATGTGCCCCACTCCTTATCGAGGAAGCTGGGGGAATGATCAGGGTATCTGCTCCAAACACCAGGAAGCCCTGAAGCTCTTTTGCGAGGTGGACAAAGAGGCCATCTGTGTGGTGTGCCGAGAATCCAGGAGCCACAAACAGCACAGCGTGGTGCCGTTGGAGGAGGTGGTGCAGGAGTATAAG CTGCCGCCAATAAAATCACTCATCGTTCTCCAAGAGGGACCAGATGCTTCCATCATCAGTactcctttttctgttttctcctttgaggtAGCTAAAGATGGCAgccaaaaatttttttga
- the TRIM52 gene encoding E3 ubiquitin-protein ligase TRIM52 isoform X4 has protein sequence MAGYATTPNPVQTLQEEAVCAICLDYFKDPVSIGCGHNFCRGCVTQLWGKDDEEDREVEVDEWEEDEDDDVEGAIGGWDTSIREVLYQGNADEELFQDQDDDELWVGDGGVRDNMDYVWDQEEEEEEDQDYYLGGLRHDLRIDVYPEEEILEEYDENDQELHPDTHLHPPAPPRQFICPQCRKSFTRRNFRPNLQLANMVQIIRQMCPTPYRGSWGNDQGICSKHQEALKLFCEVDKEAICVVCRESRSHKQHSVVPLEEVVQEYKA, from the exons ATGGCTGGCTATGCCACTACTCCTAACCCCGTGCAGACCCTTCAGGAGGAAGCGGTGTGTGCCATCTGCCTGGATTACTTCAAGGACCCTGTATCCATAGGCTGCGGGCACAACTTCTGCCGCGGCTGTGTGACCCAGCTGTGGGGCAAAGATGACGAGGAAGACAGGGAAGTGGAGGTAGATGAATGGGAGGAGGACGAGGACGACGACGTGGAGGGGGCCATCGGTGGATGGGACACCTCCATTCGAGAGGTTTTGTACCAGGGCAATGCCGATGAGGAGTTGTTCCAAGACCAAGATGATGATGAACTCTGGGTTGGTGACGGTGGCGTCAGGGACAACATGGACTATGTGTGGgaccaggaggaagaggaggaggaagaccagGACTATTACCTGGGAGGCTTGAGACATGACCTGAGAATTGATGTCTACCCAGAAGAGGAGATACTGGAAGAATACGACGAGAACGACCAAGAGCTGCATCCTGACACCCACCTGCATCCTCCGGCCCCTCCACGTCAGTTCATCTGCCCCCAGTGCCGAAAGAGCTTTACCCGTCGCAACTTTCGTCCCAACCTGCAGCTAGCCAACATGGTCCAGATAATTCGACAGATGTGCCCCACTCCTTATCGAGGAAGCTGGGGGAATGATCAGGGTATCTGCTCCAAACACCAGGAAGCCCTGAAGCTCTTTTGCGAGGTGGACAAAGAGGCCATCTGTGTGGTGTGCCGAGAATCCAGGAGCCACAAACAGCACAGCGTGGTGCCGTTGGAGGAGGTGGTGCAGGAGTATAAG GCATAA
- the TRIM52 gene encoding E3 ubiquitin-protein ligase TRIM52 isoform X5 produces MAGYATTPNPVQTLQEEAVCAICLDYFKDPVSIGCGHNFCRGCVTQLWGKDDEEDREVEVDEWEEDEDDDVEGAIGGWDTSIREVLYQGNADEELFQDQDDDELWVGDGGVRDNMDYVWDQEEEEEEDQDYYLGGLRHDLRIDVYPEEEILEEYDENDQELHPDTHLHPPAPPRQFICPQCRKSFTRRNFRPNLQLANMVQIIRQMCPTPYRGSWGNDQGICSKHQEALKLFCEVDKEAICVVCRESRSHKQHSVVPLEEVVQEYKA; encoded by the exons ATGGCTGGCTATGCCACTACTCCTAACCCCGTGCAGACCCTTCAGGAGGAAGCGGTGTGTGCCATCTGCCTGGATTACTTCAAGGACCCTGTATCCATAGGCTGCGGGCACAACTTCTGCCGCGGCTGTGTGACCCAGCTGTGGGGCAAAGATGACGAGGAAGACAGGGAAGTGGAGGTAGATGAATGGGAGGAGGACGAGGACGACGACGTGGAGGGGGCCATCGGTGGATGGGACACCTCCATTCGAGAGGTTTTGTACCAGGGCAATGCCGATGAGGAGTTGTTCCAAGACCAAGATGATGATGAACTCTGGGTTGGTGACGGTGGCGTCAGGGACAACATGGACTATGTGTGGgaccaggaggaagaggaggaggaagaccagGACTATTACCTGGGAGGCTTGAGACATGACCTGAGAATTGATGTCTACCCAGAAGAGGAGATACTGGAAGAATACGACGAGAACGACCAAGAGCTGCATCCTGACACCCACCTGCATCCTCCGGCCCCTCCACGTCAGTTCATCTGCCCCCAGTGCCGAAAGAGCTTTACCCGTCGCAACTTTCGTCCCAACCTGCAGCTAGCCAACATGGTCCAGATAATTCGACAGATGTGCCCCACTCCTTATCGAGGAAGCTGGGGGAATGATCAGGGTATCTGCTCCAAACACCAGGAAGCCCTGAAGCTCTTTTGCGAGGTGGACAAAGAGGCCATCTGTGTGGTGTGCCGAGAATCCAGGAGCCACAAACAGCACAGCGTGGTGCCGTTGGAGGAGGTGGTGCAGGAGTATAAG GCTTAA
- the TRIM52 gene encoding E3 ubiquitin-protein ligase TRIM52 isoform X3 has protein sequence MAGYATTPNPVQTLQEEAVCAICLDYFKDPVSIGCGHNFCRGCVTQLWGKDDEEDREVEVDEWEEDEDDDVEGAIGGWDTSIREVLYQGNADEELFQDQDDDELWVGDGGVRDNMDYVWDQEEEEEEDQDYYLGGLRHDLRIDVYPEEEILEEYDENDQELHPDTHLHPPAPPRQFICPQCRKSFTRRNFRPNLQLANMVQIIRQMCPTPYRGSWGNDQGICSKHQEALKLFCEVDKEAICVVCRESRSHKQHSVVPLEEVVQEYKEKKMEKLMKPCIPSAAATLRGN, from the exons ATGGCTGGCTATGCCACTACTCCTAACCCCGTGCAGACCCTTCAGGAGGAAGCGGTGTGTGCCATCTGCCTGGATTACTTCAAGGACCCTGTATCCATAGGCTGCGGGCACAACTTCTGCCGCGGCTGTGTGACCCAGCTGTGGGGCAAAGATGACGAGGAAGACAGGGAAGTGGAGGTAGATGAATGGGAGGAGGACGAGGACGACGACGTGGAGGGGGCCATCGGTGGATGGGACACCTCCATTCGAGAGGTTTTGTACCAGGGCAATGCCGATGAGGAGTTGTTCCAAGACCAAGATGATGATGAACTCTGGGTTGGTGACGGTGGCGTCAGGGACAACATGGACTATGTGTGGgaccaggaggaagaggaggaggaagaccagGACTATTACCTGGGAGGCTTGAGACATGACCTGAGAATTGATGTCTACCCAGAAGAGGAGATACTGGAAGAATACGACGAGAACGACCAAGAGCTGCATCCTGACACCCACCTGCATCCTCCGGCCCCTCCACGTCAGTTCATCTGCCCCCAGTGCCGAAAGAGCTTTACCCGTCGCAACTTTCGTCCCAACCTGCAGCTAGCCAACATGGTCCAGATAATTCGACAGATGTGCCCCACTCCTTATCGAGGAAGCTGGGGGAATGATCAGGGTATCTGCTCCAAACACCAGGAAGCCCTGAAGCTCTTTTGCGAGGTGGACAAAGAGGCCATCTGTGTGGTGTGCCGAGAATCCAGGAGCCACAAACAGCACAGCGTGGTGCCGTTGGAGGAGGTGGTGCAGGAGTATAAG gagaaaaaaatggagaaacttATGAAGCCTTGCATTCCAAGTGCTGCCGCAACTTTAAGAGGAAATTGA